The Aureimonas mangrovi genome includes a region encoding these proteins:
- the tyrS gene encoding tyrosine--tRNA ligase, with protein MSQYKSDFLRVLDERGFIHQISDPEGLDALAMKGPITGYVGYDATATSIHIGNLITVTMLYWLQETGHKAISLMGGGTSMVGDPSFRDDQRQLLTPEQIQTNIDGIQRVFGNILNYGGSNPAIMVNNAEWLLKLNYLEFLRDVGRHFSVNRMLSFDSVKLRLDREQSLSFLEFNYMIMQGYDFTELNRRYGTVLQMGGSDQWGNIINGVDLSHRMGGPQLYALTTPLLTKSSGEKMGKSASGAVWLNGDLFSPYDFWQYWRNTEDADVGRFLKIFTRLPLDEIAKLASLGGSELNEAKKILATEATAIVHGREAAEKSAETARIAFEEGSLAVDLPTIEVARGELSGGLGVLTLLVRAGLAGSNGEARRHIQGGAVRVNDASVSDERQTVDDADLREGVVKLSVGRKKHVLVRPA; from the coding sequence ATGAGCCAGTACAAGTCCGATTTCCTGCGCGTTCTCGACGAGCGGGGCTTCATCCATCAGATCTCGGACCCCGAGGGCCTCGACGCGCTTGCGATGAAGGGACCGATCACCGGCTATGTCGGCTACGACGCGACCGCGACGTCGATCCACATCGGCAATTTGATCACCGTCACCATGCTCTACTGGCTGCAGGAGACCGGCCACAAGGCGATCAGCCTCATGGGCGGGGGCACGTCGATGGTGGGCGATCCGTCGTTCCGCGACGACCAGCGCCAGCTCCTGACCCCTGAGCAGATCCAGACGAACATCGACGGCATCCAGCGGGTCTTCGGCAACATCCTGAACTACGGCGGCTCCAACCCCGCCATCATGGTCAACAATGCCGAATGGCTTTTGAAGCTCAACTACCTCGAATTCCTGCGGGACGTCGGCCGGCACTTCTCCGTCAACCGCATGCTGTCCTTCGATTCGGTGAAGCTCAGGCTCGACCGCGAGCAGTCGCTGAGCTTTCTCGAATTCAACTACATGATCATGCAGGGTTACGACTTCACCGAGCTTAACCGGCGCTACGGCACCGTGTTGCAGATGGGCGGCTCGGACCAATGGGGCAACATCATCAACGGCGTCGACCTGTCGCACCGTATGGGCGGCCCGCAGCTCTACGCGCTGACGACGCCGCTTCTGACGAAGTCCTCCGGCGAGAAGATGGGCAAGTCCGCCTCCGGAGCCGTGTGGCTGAACGGCGACCTCTTCAGCCCCTATGATTTCTGGCAGTACTGGCGCAACACCGAGGACGCCGATGTAGGCCGCTTCCTGAAGATATTCACGCGCCTGCCGCTGGACGAGATCGCCAAGCTCGCGAGCCTCGGCGGATCGGAGCTCAACGAGGCCAAGAAGATCCTCGCCACGGAAGCGACGGCCATCGTTCACGGACGCGAAGCTGCCGAAAAGTCCGCCGAAACCGCGCGGATCGCCTTCGAGGAAGGTTCGCTCGCAGTGGATCTGCCGACGATCGAGGTCGCACGCGGCGAACTCTCGGGCGGTCTTGGCGTCTTGACGCTACTGGTCCGAGCCGGCCTTGCCGGCTCCAACGGCGAGGCGCGCCGTCACATCCAGGGCGGCGCGGTGCGCGTCAACGACGCCTCCGTTTCGGATGAGCGCCAGACGGTCGACGACGCCGATCTTCGCGAAGGCGTCGTGAAGCTCTCGGTCGGGCGCAAGAAGCACGTTCTCGTGCGCCCGGCCTGA
- a CDS encoding AsmA-like C-terminal region-containing protein: protein MRLAGRLLVAALSLALVLVILALGAVAFVVFTEPGNRFARERTQATIARLLGPSYVGDLGEQSFEMRGDGTLAIGWEGVTLSRADGTEPPTRIDRIGVAVRLMPLLGGGLEFGRLEIEGAEIDLGAFLSGQSAEPPQEGRSVSQMADGAVVALERQLSTLNALRFDALAFRDIAIEGLPGPLGEGRPGHVQFAELRRDGGGTLDLSAAVTLGRLPLALDGRAEFDEDARLDAISLRSGPVDLGLVVPPGPADDPRDDRPFATDADLALTMSVSRSSETDKLSSELTMTVGPGAVQAGRNHTRVEEIALRLRHEEGADRIEVAPSRMRFADVSFGLTGQVEAVAGEDGEELRFEAAARDLASRIGLPEEADEPIRADVSVAGVVNLSAGRFELSSLDLRSGENRLAGTGVLDLSAPQARSSLTIEGTTLDAPTVKALWPFNIAGRARGWVVDNLGDEGRVPQASIRLDVARERFGRAFGPGGEARPREIAVDVAVEGADLSTLGELPRLYNTNGNVRLRGTRTVITAQDAMIEGHDAAALGTSTLTFTKPRDGNRRDALLDIAIDVSGGAGDLLRIADAHPIRALRALDFTPQDATGTGHAKADVSLRLSQDLEPADQLQDWSVIAELMDASVTKPIEGRRFEHLSGEVAVDPGAARANLTGMMDAIPATIAASFPVGQSPTVERAVDIDLDISASKATEIVPALAGSLEGSIAGELRQDASGLRATLDLTRTGLSIPAIAWRKGPGIAGKLDLSIEQNGEEMRLGDMRLTGDGFSASGSAVVDGRGLSSARLGDIALNPGDAVSLAMQRSSNGFSVSVEGTQFDARPLLQQLRNDAGRSREPNRSGQTFDIEARIDRVRGFDERVMEGVSVNYASYEGRVAALSLTGRIGAGVVRADLSPRGERQAIRIASEDLGAFVGFAGVYGNMDGGAGSLDLSGTAEGRYVGRLQLANFTIVDEPRLERFVGSSPAPGQQSLSQAVGKDLRTSRAFFDQASAELLYADGRLAARNGIIRGPIFGSSFEGTLYDSQSRIDIAGSFMPAYTVNRIFGALPLVGQILGNGNEGGLLGITYQLSGNFASPTLTVNPISLVAPGVFRQIFEY, encoded by the coding sequence ATGAGGCTCGCGGGTCGCCTTCTCGTCGCGGCGCTGAGCCTCGCGCTCGTTCTCGTCATACTGGCGCTCGGTGCCGTGGCCTTCGTGGTCTTCACAGAACCGGGCAATCGCTTCGCGCGCGAGCGGACGCAGGCGACGATCGCACGCCTTCTCGGCCCCTCCTATGTCGGCGATCTCGGCGAACAGAGCTTCGAGATGCGCGGGGACGGCACGCTCGCCATCGGCTGGGAAGGCGTGACGCTTTCGCGCGCGGACGGCACCGAACCGCCGACGCGCATCGACCGCATCGGCGTCGCCGTACGGCTGATGCCGCTTCTGGGCGGGGGGCTCGAATTCGGCAGGCTGGAGATCGAGGGCGCGGAGATCGATCTTGGCGCATTCCTTTCCGGCCAGTCGGCCGAGCCGCCGCAGGAAGGGCGTTCGGTCTCCCAGATGGCGGATGGCGCCGTCGTCGCGCTGGAGCGCCAGCTTTCGACGCTGAATGCCCTGCGCTTCGACGCGCTGGCGTTCCGCGACATCGCGATCGAGGGCCTTCCCGGCCCGCTCGGCGAGGGGCGGCCCGGCCATGTGCAGTTCGCCGAACTGCGCCGCGACGGCGGTGGCACGCTCGATCTTTCGGCGGCCGTCACGCTCGGCCGCCTTCCGCTGGCCTTGGACGGGCGGGCCGAGTTCGACGAGGATGCCCGGCTGGACGCTATCAGCCTGCGGTCCGGTCCGGTCGACCTCGGCCTCGTCGTGCCGCCTGGGCCGGCCGACGATCCGCGCGACGACCGCCCCTTCGCGACCGATGCAGATCTGGCCCTCACGATGAGCGTCTCGCGCTCGAGCGAGACCGATAAGCTTTCCTCCGAGCTCACGATGACCGTCGGGCCGGGCGCCGTGCAGGCGGGCCGGAACCACACCCGCGTCGAGGAGATCGCCCTGCGCCTTCGACACGAGGAGGGCGCCGACCGGATCGAGGTCGCGCCGAGCCGCATGCGCTTTGCCGACGTCTCCTTCGGCCTCACCGGCCAGGTGGAGGCCGTGGCGGGCGAAGACGGCGAGGAACTGCGCTTTGAGGCCGCGGCGCGCGATCTCGCCTCGCGCATCGGCTTGCCCGAGGAGGCGGACGAGCCGATACGGGCCGACGTCTCGGTCGCGGGCGTCGTCAACCTCTCGGCCGGGCGCTTCGAGCTTTCCAGCCTCGACCTTCGGTCCGGCGAAAACCGGCTGGCCGGGACGGGCGTACTCGACCTTTCGGCGCCTCAGGCCCGCAGCAGCCTGACGATCGAGGGCACCACCCTCGATGCCCCCACCGTCAAGGCGCTCTGGCCCTTCAACATCGCGGGCCGTGCGCGCGGCTGGGTGGTGGACAATCTCGGCGACGAGGGGCGGGTGCCGCAGGCATCGATCCGCCTCGATGTCGCGCGGGAGCGCTTCGGCCGTGCGTTCGGGCCCGGGGGCGAGGCCCGACCGCGCGAGATCGCCGTCGATGTCGCGGTCGAAGGGGCCGATCTCTCCACCCTCGGCGAACTTCCGCGCCTCTACAACACCAACGGCAATGTACGCCTGCGCGGCACGCGCACGGTCATCACCGCGCAGGACGCGATGATAGAGGGCCATGACGCGGCTGCGCTCGGCACCTCGACCCTGACTTTCACCAAGCCGCGCGACGGCAACCGGCGCGACGCGTTGCTGGACATCGCGATCGACGTCTCCGGGGGGGCAGGCGACCTCCTTCGCATCGCTGACGCACACCCGATCCGCGCCCTTCGCGCCCTCGACTTCACGCCGCAGGATGCGACGGGCACCGGACATGCCAAGGCCGATGTCTCGCTGCGGCTCAGCCAGGATCTCGAACCGGCTGACCAGCTTCAGGACTGGAGCGTGATCGCCGAGTTGATGGACGCTTCTGTCACGAAGCCCATCGAAGGACGGCGCTTCGAGCATCTGTCGGGGGAGGTTGCGGTCGACCCGGGCGCGGCGCGTGCCAATCTTACGGGCATGATGGATGCAATCCCCGCAACGATTGCGGCGAGCTTCCCCGTCGGCCAAAGCCCGACTGTGGAGCGGGCTGTGGACATCGACCTCGATATCTCCGCAAGCAAGGCGACCGAGATCGTGCCGGCGCTCGCCGGCTCGCTGGAGGGCTCCATCGCAGGCGAGCTGCGCCAGGACGCATCAGGCCTGCGCGCCACGCTCGACCTCACGCGCACCGGGCTCTCCATCCCGGCCATCGCCTGGCGCAAGGGGCCGGGCATCGCTGGTAAGCTCGACCTTTCGATCGAGCAGAACGGCGAAGAGATGCGGCTCGGCGACATGCGTCTGACGGGCGACGGATTCTCCGCAAGTGGCTCGGCCGTGGTCGACGGAAGAGGCCTTTCGTCTGCGCGGTTGGGCGACATCGCGCTGAACCCGGGGGATGCGGTTTCGCTGGCGATGCAGCGGAGCTCCAACGGGTTTTCGGTCTCGGTCGAGGGCACGCAGTTCGACGCCCGTCCGCTTCTCCAGCAATTGCGCAACGATGCCGGCCGCTCGCGCGAGCCGAACCGCAGCGGCCAGACCTTCGACATCGAGGCACGGATCGACCGCGTGCGCGGCTTCGACGAGCGGGTGATGGAGGGCGTCTCCGTCAACTACGCGAGCTACGAGGGGCGCGTCGCGGCGCTCTCCCTCACGGGCCGGATCGGGGCGGGCGTGGTGCGTGCGGACCTTTCGCCACGCGGCGAACGGCAGGCGATCCGCATCGCGAGCGAGGATCTGGGTGCCTTCGTTGGCTTTGCCGGCGTCTACGGAAACATGGACGGCGGTGCCGGCAGCCTCGATCTCTCGGGCACTGCCGAGGGGCGCTATGTCGGCCGCCTCCAACTCGCGAACTTCACCATCGTGGACGAGCCGCGCCTCGAGCGTTTCGTGGGCTCGTCTCCCGCGCCCGGGCAGCAGAGCCTCAGCCAGGCGGTCGGCAAGGATCTGCGCACGAGCCGCGCCTTCTTCGACCAGGCCTCGGCGGAGCTTCTTTATGCCGACGGCAGGCTCGCGGCGCGCAACGGCATCATCCGCGGGCCGATCTTCGGGTCGAGCTTCGAGGGCACACTCTACGACAGCCAGAGCCGCATCGACATCGCCGGCTCGTTCATGCCCGCCTATACGGTGAACCGCATCTTCGGCGCGCTGCCGCTGGTGGGCCAGATCCTGGGTAACGGCAACGAGGGCGGGCTCCTCGGGATCACCTACCAGCTCTCCGGCAATTTTGCCTCGCCGACGCTGACGGTGAACCCGATCTCGCTCGTCGCCCCCGGCGTCTTCCGGCAGATCTTCGAATACTGA